Genomic DNA from Chaetodon trifascialis isolate fChaTrf1 chromosome 19, fChaTrf1.hap1, whole genome shotgun sequence:
TTTTgattcaaaaatacattttccacaGGCAAACTATAAATCACAGCTTACAGATTCAAACATTCAAAGTAGTATTACATCGCCAAATCTCAAAGTAAGAATAATCCTAAAATAAGGGAATCAGTATGAATGTGTACGGTCGTGATTAGATACAAATGTTTAACAGTCTACACTTGGTGCATATCATCGCCCTTCTTCAAGAAGAGTCTCTCCACACGGTGATTGTAATGACTTTAGTTTTCAGATCACAACACTGATTTGATCCCTTCTCTTCTAGTccaacagataaaaaaaaattaagataaTGGGACATTCTTGAACTCCATACACACCATGATAATCTTATGTacaaactgaaatgattaaataatcTGTTTAAATAAGATATAATAAactagattaaaaaaaacaagctgcatCTGACTAGGAAACAATAATTGTACAAAACATGCGGTGCCTGTTGTCAATACTAACATCAGTTTCAATACAATATACCGCTCTGAAACCCCCCCCCAGGACAGATTTCAGCAGAAAAGGTATGCAGCAATCCTCTAGACAGAGGTGAGGGCGAGAGGATTTACATTCTGATTCGATTCAGATGTGCTCGTAAGGAAAGCAAAGATAGTACTGTGACAGTGTAGCAGTGAGCAGTGGAATATTGAAAATCATCAGCAGACATTCGTCTCCAGATGCTATACGCAGTGACGTGACtgaaggagtgtgtgtctgcgtgtgtgtgaaagcatgcGTGATGGATTTGTCCCTCCGTGCTGCGTTCCGCGGGTTTCCCTTCATTTCAGATCGCCTTCGTCGCCCTGGATGGTCTTTTTGATGCGCAGCAGGAGGGTCGTGTGCCACTGGTCCAGGCGTGAGATGGAGTCGAACTCTTTTACCTGCAGGTcgcagagagaggctgagatatgatttttttttttccactcaaaTTAGGATTACAGTTGGAAGGCTCTGCTCACTTGGCTTCATTTGTTACAGTCAGATGAGGACTCTTCACTCCTCTCTGACTTTGAGTTAACTTTGAGAAATATTTTAGAAGCTCAGCTATATATGCTTACACTGATACACTCATCAGTCTGCACCAGTGCCACATAAACACACGGTCCTGAGAGACTGAGTGGATACCTGGGATCCGGCTTTCAATTTCCTACAACACACGAGGGATCCAACAAAAGTACGAGAGCTGAAGCAGTGGGACTCCTGCGCTCTCTAAAAGCTTTGTTTTAAAACTTTCTTAGGGTATACAAGACTTACTGCCTCTGTGAAAGCCTCACTGTTCTGTTCCTCATGAGCCTCAAGAAGTTTCtgttaagacaaaaaaaatatataggTTACTCATAGAGACTGAATAGATTAAAGGGGAAAAGTAAGCCATCAGATTCCTCAGAGTTAGCATCAAGTTACCTTCAACAGTTTGCATTCTCGAGAGTCTGAGAACGCCGGGAACATCTCCTCATATTTTTCAACCGCAATCTGTGGAGAGACTTTGTGTTAAAATTCCACCGGCACCCCCTGTCCCAAATCCTGGGGCTGAACCGCAGAGGTATAAACTCGCCTTAGCGTTGAGCTCGTCGACGATGAAGTGACAGAGGGAGGCTTTGAAGAAGTACTCTTTGGCGCTGTATTTCAGCAGTGGGTTGTCCATCGTGTTGGCTCCGACCTAGATACACGCAAATCATACAAAATGCATTAGAAATGACACAGCGAAGTCAGCGCAGCCGGAGAAAGCATgacgcacaaacacaagcagtgcACACCTGCTCGTAGATCTCGATGGCCTT
This window encodes:
- the napbb gene encoding N-ethylmaleimide-sensitive factor attachment protein, beta b isoform X2 — its product is MHFARPHVSTCSCRTSTTVPPALSMQEMLTRSLTLTGRFTIAAKHHISIAEIYESELVDIEKAIAHYEQAADYYKGEESNSSANKCLLKVGAYCAQLEQYQKAIEIYEQVGANTMDNPLLKYSAKEYFFKASLCHFIVDELNAKIAVEKYEEMFPAFSDSRECKLLKKLLEAHEEQNSEAFTEAVKEFDSISRLDQWHTTLLLRIKKTIQGDEGDLK